The proteins below come from a single Poecilia reticulata strain Guanapo linkage group LG5, Guppy_female_1.0+MT, whole genome shotgun sequence genomic window:
- the setd5 gene encoding SET domain-containing protein 5 isoform X6, giving the protein MLECVCVCVCVCVCVCVCVCVCVCVCVRVDLFYLMKFVCVFSPESVEASPAVNEKNYNNHSCGSAQNHGYRGLPYAMQQSSVVCCQDHNYGAPPPPTPPASPLSQTIIPRMDLNGMVRSSHYHEPRAEHSADSDSSSEEDVAVSSWCRCSPTPDGVHLKCTCRELDRRKGVEGAHRKQENVSAGESSVTESGDEEVSPSTVSYTATQHTPTSIKLTVNRVKRSKSKKRKKSTERGRGTPKPKKVKAFRQGSRKSMRMKNSTSEASVLDENTAEGWESRIRQWTDQYEEALSNQYSADIQTLLELHRSACASVSKAESGASTPPSDTQTQACVNGLDTINRTELACNNTVLGSQMQLQLGRVTRVQKHRKILRAARNLEADTLIIEYRGKVMLRQQFEVNGHFFKKPYPFVLFYSKFNDVEMCVDARTFGNDARFIRRSCTPNAEVRHMIAEGMIHLCIYAISPIAKDTEVTIGFDYEYSSCNYKVDCACHKGNQNCPVQKHNLSPMESFLNPTALALPSPAVGTETRRRKAQRKELESCLASNGTLTPDQQPEGRDLQGVSDTEEKTLTEVKPEDGEVDENGIGCSKRAPTRRRVTGAEVKDEVGDTEDRTGNPPETPSVPHSSGVGVSTRRTTYFTENPPGEDKPPAATLPALPAPPKPTRPAKPRPKSRISRYRSSSSQRARRQRQALAQQQAAAAAAAAAMSSAQAVADQGAALHDEGSQCQHGAEHSHGDGGQGAHLLDGDAQGPNSIHKGSVRYPKTKKYLVTEWLNDKVPGGEKLQQEVPVERPLRITTDPTVLATTLNMLPGLSHSSLICTAPRHYVRFGSPFTPERRRPRPLQMDGTYGCYKKRWIKQVEDESCSNSVEDGTESTSSQQSSSSRSTPNPLCSDVGAPFKKRHHKYAAETMPASSDHLLRPLSPITPPLPEDSLHPLLHPPCGSVLPNGLVYSPMPSQPTSRCNTPLQFEDISSSEASPVHRPESISPEPSLQADFDASRPPFLDLSLPSSLESPRAVTSDDFPGVASGQDSQGQSSAGGVPLNLLSCSSLDSKSREKALRTEFNLIYTCSPLNANLGNPLSTERHHSQVDGAFSPADSFHSSLSGQGLVGDMGSGSLSPFGESHYGAAYPDRSTSPHTSNPPQKKKVSLLEYRKRKQGGSSNRAGEPVARNIAPTQLDSYCSKEPHPAHSYQQMQPPSSPHSTALVPHLEEVSPPDHHRAPLKPRRQECSNQWMVPTTVERLREGQRVLRSIKMDRVYRRSDGSADAEPDAERYERRGGALAASTKSPHRYSPPLYAQQSAEVLPETDGPSFTHPTASSPFQSSSTQSFYPRFSSSHPGPSQDPQSSYCSPPPTQPASDGPPSYSSSHLKTGFLGSSSLLEGAAPGPRTQGQTKVDVGPQASRGGQQQAAVSLKMNSPGQAGQPAGSRLAGPSPHYPQQFQHPPHQGPGVRTQSGSF; this is encoded by the exons ATgttagagtgtgtgtgtgtgtgtgtgtgtgtgtgtgtgtgtgtgtgtgtgtgtgtgtgtgtgtgtgtgtgtgtgtgtgtgcgcgttgACTTGTTTTACCTGAtgaagtttgtttgtgtttttagccCTGAGTCAGTTGAAGCAAGCCCTGCAGTGAATGAGAAGAActacaacaaccacagctgtggTAGTGCACAGAATCATGGGTATCGGGGACTCCCATATGCT ATGCAACAGTCTTCCGTTGTATGTTGTCAGGATCACAACTATGGCGCGCCCCCTCCCCCTACCCCACCCGCCTCTCCGCTTTCCCAAACCATCATTCCCCGCATGGACCTCAACGGCATGGTCCGCAGCTCCCATTACCACGAACCCCGGGCCGAGCACTCCGCCGACAGCGACAGTTCCTCCGAGGAGGACGTGGCAGTGAGCAGCTGGTGCCGCTGCAGCCCCACGCCAGACGGCGTGCACCTCAAATGCACCTGCAG GGAGCTGGACAGGAGGAAAGGAGTAGAGGGCGCCCACAGAAAGCAAGAGAATGTTTCAG ctggaGAGAGCAGTGTGACAGAAAGTGGTGATGAAGAGGTTTCTCCCTCCACCGTCTCCTACACGGCCACCCAGCACACCCCCACCAGCATCAAACTGACCGTCAACCGGGTCAAGAGGAGCAAATccaagaaaaggaagaaaagcacGGAGCGAGGCCGCGGAACGCCCAAGCCAAAGAAAGTCAAG GCTTTCAGACAGGGTTCCAGGAAATCCATGAGGATGAAG AACTCCACGTCCGAGGCCAGCGTGCTGGACGAGAACACGGCCGAGGGCTGGGAGAGCCGCATCCGCCAGTGGACAGACCAGTATGAGGAGGCCCTCTCCAACCAGTACAGCGCCGACATCCAGACGCTGCTGGAGCTGCACCGCTCCGCCTGCGCCTCCGTCTCCAAGGCCGAGAGCGGCGCCTCCACGCCGCCCTCCGACACGCAGACGCAGGCGTGCGTGAACGGTCTGGACACCATCAATCGCACGGAGCTGGCCTGCAACAACACGGTGCTGGGCTCCCAGATGCAG CTCCAGCTGGGGCGGGTCACCCGGGTCCAGAAACACAGGAAGATCCTGCGAGCGGCCAGGAACCTGGAGGCGGACACGCTCATCATCGAGTACCGGGGGAAGGTCATGCTCCGGCAGCAGTTTGAAGTCAACgggcatttctttaaaaa GCCTTACCCCTTCGTCTTGTTCTACTCCAAATTCAACGACGTGGAGATGTGCGTTGACGCGAGGACGTTCGGAAACGACGCACGCTTCATCAGGAGGTCCTGCACCCCGAACGCTGAG GTCAGACACATGATTGCCGAGGGGATGATCCACCTTTGCATCTACGCCATCAGCCCGATTGCTAAGGACACGGAGGTCACCATTGGCTTTGACTACGAGTACAGCAGCTG CAACTATAAGGTGGACTGCGCCTGCCATAAAGGCAACCAGAACTGCCCTGTGCAGAAGCACAACCTGAGCCCCATGGAGAGCTTCCTGAACCCCACTGCTCTCGCTCTTCCCTCTCCTGCTGTTGGCACGGAGACGCGGCGCAGGAAAGCCCAGAGGAAGGAGCTGGAGAGCTGCCTGGCCAGCAATGGCACGCTGACCCCAGACCAGCAGCCAGAGGGCAGGGACCTGCAGGGAGTCAGCGACACCGAG GAGAAAACGCTGACTGAGGTCAAACCAGAAGACGGAGAAGTGGATGAAAATGGGATCGGCTGTAGTAAAAGA GCTCCAACCAGGCGAAGAGTGACGGGAGCTGAAGTGAAGGACGAGGTGGGGGACACTGAGGACAGGACGGGAAACCCTCCGGAGACACCTTCTGTCCCACACAGCTCTGGAGTGGGAGTCAGCACACGCCGGACCACCTACTTCACG GAGAACCCTCCTGGTGAGGACAAGCCACCAGCAGCCACCCTCCCCGCCCTGCCTGCTCCTCCCAAGCCCACCAGGCCCGCCAAGCCCCGGCCCAAGAGCCGGATTTCTCGCTACCGCTCGAGCTCGTCGCAGCGCGCTCGGCGCCAACGCCAGGCCCTGGCCCAGCAGCAGGCAGCGGCGGCCGCTGCGGCAGCAGCGATGTCCTCTGCGCAGGCGGTGGCCGACCAGGGGGCCGCTCTGCACGATGAAGGGTCTCAGTGCCAACACGGGGCCGAACACAGCCATGGAGACGGTGGTCAGGGAGCTCATCTCCTGGACGGAGACGCCCAGGGTCCCAACAGCATACACAAAGGCAGTGTGCGCTACCCCAAGACAAAGAAG TACCTCGTCACGGAGTGGTTGAACGACAAAGTCCCTGGAGGGGAGAAGCTCCAGCAGGAGGTGCCTGTTGAGCGGCCCCTGCGGATAACCACAGACCCCACAGTGTTGGCCACCACCCTCAACATGCTGCCGGGCCTGTCCCACTCATCACTCATCTGCACAGCCCCCAGACACTACGTCCGATTCGGCTCCCCGTTCACCCCCGAGAGGCGCCGACCCCGACCGCTGCAGATGGATGGCACCTATGGCTGCTACAAAAAG AGATGGATCAAACAGGTGGAGGATGAAAGCTGTTCCAACAGCGTGGAGGACGGAACGGAGTCCACCTCCTcccagcagagctccagcagcCGCTCCACCCCCAACCCGCTCTGCAGCG atGTCGGTGCACCGTTTAAAAAGCGGCATCACAAGTACGCAGCTGAGACCATGCCAGCGTCCTCGGACCACCTGCTTCGCCCGCTTTCACCGATCACGCCGCCACTTCCTGAAGACTCTCTCCACCCGCTGCTCCACCCACCGTGTGGCTCTGTGCTGCCCAACGGCCTGGTCTACTCCCCGATGCCCTCACAACCCACAAGCCGCTGCAACACACCGCTTCAGTTTGAA GACATATCGTCCTCTGAGGCATCGCCTGTACACCGGCCTGAGTCCATCTCTCCAGAA CCGTCTCTTCAGGCCGACTTTGACGCTTCTCGACCTCCGTTTCTGGACCTGTCCCTCCCGTCCAGCCTGGAGAGTCCCAGGGCTGTGACCTCTGACGACTTTCCTGGGGTCGCTTCAGGCCAAGACTCCCAAGGCCAGTCATCCGCGGGCGGCGTCCCGCTGAACCTGCTGTCATGCTCTTCCTTGGACTCCAAAAGCAGGGAGAAGGCCTTAAGGACAGAGTTCAACCTCATTTACACCTGCTCCCCCCTCAACGCAAACCTGGGGAATCCCCTGAGCACAGAGCGCCATCATTCCCAGGTGGACGGAGCTTTCTCTCCCGCAGATTCCTTCCACAGTTCGCTCAGTGGACAGGGCCTGGTCGGAGACATGGGCTCCGGCTCGCTGTCTCCTTTTGGGGAGAGCCATTACGGAGCGGCCTACCCAGACAGGAGCACTTCGCCTCACACCAGCAACCCCCCGCAGAAAAAGAAG GTGTCTCTGCTGGAGTACCGGAAGAGGAAGCAAGGCGGTAGCAGCAACAGAGCAGGTGAACCAGTAGCCAGGAACATCGCCCCCACCCAGCTGGACTCCTACTGCAGCAAGGAACCCCACCCGGCCCACTCCTACCAGCAGATGCAGCCCCCTTCCTCCCCACACTCCACAGCTCTGGTCCCACACCTGGAGGAGGTCAGCCCACCGGACCACCACAGGGCGCCGCTCAAGCCCAGGCGGCAGGAGTGCAGCAACCAGTG GATGGTCCCCACCACGGTGGAGCGCCTGAGGGAGGGCCAGCGCGTGCTGAGAAGCATCAAGATGGATCGGGTCTACAGACGGAGTGACGGCTCAGCAGATGCAGAGCCAG ATGCGGAACGATACGAGCGAAGAGGAGGAGCCCTGGCTGCTTCCACCAAGAGCCCCCACAGATACAGCCCCCCCCTCTACGCACAGCAG TCAGCAGAAGTCCTCCCAGAGACAGACGGCCCATCCTTCACCCATCCCACAGCCAGTTCTCCGTTCCAGAGCTCCTCCACCCAGAGCTTCTACCCTCGCTTCTCCTCTTCCCACCCGGGGCCGTCCCAGGATCCCCAGAGCTCCTACTGCAGTCCCCCCCCTACACAGCCCGCCAGTGATGGACCCCCCAGCTACAGCAGCAGCCACCTAAAGACAGGCTTCCtcggcagcagcagtttgttggAGGGGGCCGCTCCAGGCCCACGGACCCAGGGACAGACTAAGGTAGACGTGGGCCCTCAGGCTTCCAGAGGGGGTCAACAACAGGCGGCTGTCAGCCTGAAGATGAACAGCCCGGGGCAGGCGGGGCAGCCGGCTGGCTCCAGGCTAGCAGGACCCTCCCCACACTACCCCCAGCAGTTCCAGCACCCCCCCCACCAGGGGCCTGGAGTAAGGACGCAGTCAGGAAGCTTCTAG
- the setd5 gene encoding SET domain-containing protein 5 isoform X1, giving the protein MLECVCVCVCVCVCVCVCVCVCVCVCVRVDLFYLMKFVCVFSPESVEASPAVNEKNYNNHSCGSAQNHGYRGLPYAMQQSSVVCCQDHNYGAPPPPTPPASPLSQTIIPRMDLNGMVRSSHYHEPRAEHSADSDSSSEEDVAVSSWCRCSPTPDGVHLKCTCRELDRRKGVEGAHRKQENVSAGESSVTESGDEEVSPSTVSYTATQHTPTSIKLTVNRVKRSKSKKRKKSTERGRGTPKPKKVKAFRQGSRKSMRMKNSTSEASVLDENTAEGWESRIRQWTDQYEEALSNQYSADIQTLLELHRSACASVSKAESGASTPPSDTQTQACVNGLDTINRTELACNNTVLGSQMQLQLGRVTRVQKHRKILRAARNLEADTLIIEYRGKVMLRQQFEVNGHFFKKPYPFVLFYSKFNDVEMCVDARTFGNDARFIRRSCTPNAEVRHMIAEGMIHLCIYAISPIAKDTEVTIGFDYEYSSCNYKVDCACHKGNQNCPVQKHNLSPMESFLNPTALALPSPAVGTETRRRKAQRKELESCLASNGTLTPDQQPEGRDLQGVSDTEEKTLTEVKPEDGEVDENGIGCSKRAPTRRRVTGAEVKDEVGDTEDRTGNPPETPSVPHSSGVGVSTRRTTYFTENPPGEDKPPAATLPALPAPPKPTRPAKPRPKSRISRYRSSSSQRARRQRQALAQQQAAAAAAAAAMSSAQAVADQGAALHDEGSQCQHGAEHSHGDGGQGAHLLDGDAQGPNSIHKGSVRYPKTKKYLVTEWLNDKVPGGEKLQQEVPVERPLRITTDPTVLATTLNMLPGLSHSSLICTAPRHYVRFGSPFTPERRRPRPLQMDGTYGCYKKRWIKQVEDESCSNSVEDGTESTSSQQSSSSRSTPNPLCSDVGAPFKKRHHKYAAETMPASSDHLLRPLSPITPPLPEDSLHPLLHPPCGSVLPNGLVYSPMPSQPTSRCNTPLQFEDISSSEASPVHRPESISPEPSLQADFDASRPPFLDLSLPSSLESPRAVTSDDFPGVASGQDSQGQSSAGGVPLNLLSCSSLDSKSREKALRTEFNLIYTCSPLNANLGNPLSTERHHSQVDGAFSPADSFHSSLSGQGLVGDMGSGSLSPFGESHYGAAYPDRSTSPHTSNPPQKKKRANQHTISLLTGQAEYQPIAVRSENKPVHNMVSLLEYRKRKQGGSSNRAGEPVARNIAPTQLDSYCSKEPHPAHSYQQMQPPSSPHSTALVPHLEEVSPPDHHRAPLKPRRQECSNQWMVPTTVERLREGQRVLRSIKMDRVYRRSDGSADAEPDAERYERRGGALAASTKSPHRYSPPLYAQQSAEVLPETDGPSFTHPTASSPFQSSSTQSFYPRFSSSHPGPSQDPQSSYCSPPPTQPASDGPPSYSSSHLKTGFLGSSSLLEGAAPGPRTQGQTKVDVGPQASRGGQQQAAVSLKMNSPGQAGQPAGSRLAGPSPHYPQQFQHPPHQGPGVRTQSGSF; this is encoded by the exons ATgttagagtgtgtgtgtgtgtgtgtgtgtgtgtgtgtgtgtgtgtgtgtgtgtgtgtgtgtgtgtgtgtgtgtgtgtgtgcgcgttgACTTGTTTTACCTGAtgaagtttgtttgtgtttttagccCTGAGTCAGTTGAAGCAAGCCCTGCAGTGAATGAGAAGAActacaacaaccacagctgtggTAGTGCACAGAATCATGGGTATCGGGGACTCCCATATGCT ATGCAACAGTCTTCCGTTGTATGTTGTCAGGATCACAACTATGGCGCGCCCCCTCCCCCTACCCCACCCGCCTCTCCGCTTTCCCAAACCATCATTCCCCGCATGGACCTCAACGGCATGGTCCGCAGCTCCCATTACCACGAACCCCGGGCCGAGCACTCCGCCGACAGCGACAGTTCCTCCGAGGAGGACGTGGCAGTGAGCAGCTGGTGCCGCTGCAGCCCCACGCCAGACGGCGTGCACCTCAAATGCACCTGCAG GGAGCTGGACAGGAGGAAAGGAGTAGAGGGCGCCCACAGAAAGCAAGAGAATGTTTCAG ctggaGAGAGCAGTGTGACAGAAAGTGGTGATGAAGAGGTTTCTCCCTCCACCGTCTCCTACACGGCCACCCAGCACACCCCCACCAGCATCAAACTGACCGTCAACCGGGTCAAGAGGAGCAAATccaagaaaaggaagaaaagcacGGAGCGAGGCCGCGGAACGCCCAAGCCAAAGAAAGTCAAG GCTTTCAGACAGGGTTCCAGGAAATCCATGAGGATGAAG AACTCCACGTCCGAGGCCAGCGTGCTGGACGAGAACACGGCCGAGGGCTGGGAGAGCCGCATCCGCCAGTGGACAGACCAGTATGAGGAGGCCCTCTCCAACCAGTACAGCGCCGACATCCAGACGCTGCTGGAGCTGCACCGCTCCGCCTGCGCCTCCGTCTCCAAGGCCGAGAGCGGCGCCTCCACGCCGCCCTCCGACACGCAGACGCAGGCGTGCGTGAACGGTCTGGACACCATCAATCGCACGGAGCTGGCCTGCAACAACACGGTGCTGGGCTCCCAGATGCAG CTCCAGCTGGGGCGGGTCACCCGGGTCCAGAAACACAGGAAGATCCTGCGAGCGGCCAGGAACCTGGAGGCGGACACGCTCATCATCGAGTACCGGGGGAAGGTCATGCTCCGGCAGCAGTTTGAAGTCAACgggcatttctttaaaaa GCCTTACCCCTTCGTCTTGTTCTACTCCAAATTCAACGACGTGGAGATGTGCGTTGACGCGAGGACGTTCGGAAACGACGCACGCTTCATCAGGAGGTCCTGCACCCCGAACGCTGAG GTCAGACACATGATTGCCGAGGGGATGATCCACCTTTGCATCTACGCCATCAGCCCGATTGCTAAGGACACGGAGGTCACCATTGGCTTTGACTACGAGTACAGCAGCTG CAACTATAAGGTGGACTGCGCCTGCCATAAAGGCAACCAGAACTGCCCTGTGCAGAAGCACAACCTGAGCCCCATGGAGAGCTTCCTGAACCCCACTGCTCTCGCTCTTCCCTCTCCTGCTGTTGGCACGGAGACGCGGCGCAGGAAAGCCCAGAGGAAGGAGCTGGAGAGCTGCCTGGCCAGCAATGGCACGCTGACCCCAGACCAGCAGCCAGAGGGCAGGGACCTGCAGGGAGTCAGCGACACCGAG GAGAAAACGCTGACTGAGGTCAAACCAGAAGACGGAGAAGTGGATGAAAATGGGATCGGCTGTAGTAAAAGA GCTCCAACCAGGCGAAGAGTGACGGGAGCTGAAGTGAAGGACGAGGTGGGGGACACTGAGGACAGGACGGGAAACCCTCCGGAGACACCTTCTGTCCCACACAGCTCTGGAGTGGGAGTCAGCACACGCCGGACCACCTACTTCACG GAGAACCCTCCTGGTGAGGACAAGCCACCAGCAGCCACCCTCCCCGCCCTGCCTGCTCCTCCCAAGCCCACCAGGCCCGCCAAGCCCCGGCCCAAGAGCCGGATTTCTCGCTACCGCTCGAGCTCGTCGCAGCGCGCTCGGCGCCAACGCCAGGCCCTGGCCCAGCAGCAGGCAGCGGCGGCCGCTGCGGCAGCAGCGATGTCCTCTGCGCAGGCGGTGGCCGACCAGGGGGCCGCTCTGCACGATGAAGGGTCTCAGTGCCAACACGGGGCCGAACACAGCCATGGAGACGGTGGTCAGGGAGCTCATCTCCTGGACGGAGACGCCCAGGGTCCCAACAGCATACACAAAGGCAGTGTGCGCTACCCCAAGACAAAGAAG TACCTCGTCACGGAGTGGTTGAACGACAAAGTCCCTGGAGGGGAGAAGCTCCAGCAGGAGGTGCCTGTTGAGCGGCCCCTGCGGATAACCACAGACCCCACAGTGTTGGCCACCACCCTCAACATGCTGCCGGGCCTGTCCCACTCATCACTCATCTGCACAGCCCCCAGACACTACGTCCGATTCGGCTCCCCGTTCACCCCCGAGAGGCGCCGACCCCGACCGCTGCAGATGGATGGCACCTATGGCTGCTACAAAAAG AGATGGATCAAACAGGTGGAGGATGAAAGCTGTTCCAACAGCGTGGAGGACGGAACGGAGTCCACCTCCTcccagcagagctccagcagcCGCTCCACCCCCAACCCGCTCTGCAGCG atGTCGGTGCACCGTTTAAAAAGCGGCATCACAAGTACGCAGCTGAGACCATGCCAGCGTCCTCGGACCACCTGCTTCGCCCGCTTTCACCGATCACGCCGCCACTTCCTGAAGACTCTCTCCACCCGCTGCTCCACCCACCGTGTGGCTCTGTGCTGCCCAACGGCCTGGTCTACTCCCCGATGCCCTCACAACCCACAAGCCGCTGCAACACACCGCTTCAGTTTGAA GACATATCGTCCTCTGAGGCATCGCCTGTACACCGGCCTGAGTCCATCTCTCCAGAA CCGTCTCTTCAGGCCGACTTTGACGCTTCTCGACCTCCGTTTCTGGACCTGTCCCTCCCGTCCAGCCTGGAGAGTCCCAGGGCTGTGACCTCTGACGACTTTCCTGGGGTCGCTTCAGGCCAAGACTCCCAAGGCCAGTCATCCGCGGGCGGCGTCCCGCTGAACCTGCTGTCATGCTCTTCCTTGGACTCCAAAAGCAGGGAGAAGGCCTTAAGGACAGAGTTCAACCTCATTTACACCTGCTCCCCCCTCAACGCAAACCTGGGGAATCCCCTGAGCACAGAGCGCCATCATTCCCAGGTGGACGGAGCTTTCTCTCCCGCAGATTCCTTCCACAGTTCGCTCAGTGGACAGGGCCTGGTCGGAGACATGGGCTCCGGCTCGCTGTCTCCTTTTGGGGAGAGCCATTACGGAGCGGCCTACCCAGACAGGAGCACTTCGCCTCACACCAGCAACCCCCCGCAGAAAAAGAAG AGGGCCAACCAGCATACCATTAGTCTGCTGACAGGACAGGCAGAATACCAGCCTATAGCTGTAAGAAGTGAAAACAAGCCAGTACATAATATG GTGTCTCTGCTGGAGTACCGGAAGAGGAAGCAAGGCGGTAGCAGCAACAGAGCAGGTGAACCAGTAGCCAGGAACATCGCCCCCACCCAGCTGGACTCCTACTGCAGCAAGGAACCCCACCCGGCCCACTCCTACCAGCAGATGCAGCCCCCTTCCTCCCCACACTCCACAGCTCTGGTCCCACACCTGGAGGAGGTCAGCCCACCGGACCACCACAGGGCGCCGCTCAAGCCCAGGCGGCAGGAGTGCAGCAACCAGTG GATGGTCCCCACCACGGTGGAGCGCCTGAGGGAGGGCCAGCGCGTGCTGAGAAGCATCAAGATGGATCGGGTCTACAGACGGAGTGACGGCTCAGCAGATGCAGAGCCAG ATGCGGAACGATACGAGCGAAGAGGAGGAGCCCTGGCTGCTTCCACCAAGAGCCCCCACAGATACAGCCCCCCCCTCTACGCACAGCAG TCAGCAGAAGTCCTCCCAGAGACAGACGGCCCATCCTTCACCCATCCCACAGCCAGTTCTCCGTTCCAGAGCTCCTCCACCCAGAGCTTCTACCCTCGCTTCTCCTCTTCCCACCCGGGGCCGTCCCAGGATCCCCAGAGCTCCTACTGCAGTCCCCCCCCTACACAGCCCGCCAGTGATGGACCCCCCAGCTACAGCAGCAGCCACCTAAAGACAGGCTTCCtcggcagcagcagtttgttggAGGGGGCCGCTCCAGGCCCACGGACCCAGGGACAGACTAAGGTAGACGTGGGCCCTCAGGCTTCCAGAGGGGGTCAACAACAGGCGGCTGTCAGCCTGAAGATGAACAGCCCGGGGCAGGCGGGGCAGCCGGCTGGCTCCAGGCTAGCAGGACCCTCCCCACACTACCCCCAGCAGTTCCAGCACCCCCCCCACCAGGGGCCTGGAGTAAGGACGCAGTCAGGAAGCTTCTAG